In Sphingopyxis sp. FD7, a single window of DNA contains:
- the nuoL gene encoding NADH-quinone oxidoreductase subunit L, whose translation MIQAIVFLPLLAALVAGLGQRAIGATASKILTTGALFTSCALSWPIFLSFVMGTGEAEVVTVLHWVSSGALQFNWELRVDTLTAVMLVVITTVSALVHLYSWGYMEEDPDQPRFFAYLSLFTFAMLMLVTANNLVQMFFGWEGVGLASYLLIGFWYKKPSANAAAIKAFVVNRVGDLGFMLGIFGTFLVFGTVSIPEILAAAPGMAGSSITFLGMRLDTMTILCLLLFIGAMGKSAQLGLHTWLPDAMEGPTPVSALIHAATMVTAGVFMVCRLSPMFETAPIALGVVTFVGAATCLFAATVGTTQWDIKRVIAYSTCSQLGYMFFAAGVGAYGAAMFHLFTHAFFKALLFLGAGSVIHAMHHEQDMRYYGGLRKHIPLTYWAMMAGTLAITGVGIAGVAGFAGFHSKDGILEAAFAAGGGGQVAFWVGIFAALLTSFYSWRLVFLTFHGKPRWEESEHIQHAVHGEHEEPSAEHSSGDHAPHHHDAHGDGTAGYHPHESPLSMLIPLGVLSLGAVFAGFVFAHPFIYPEEGMAFWAGSIAFDEHLMHAAHEVPTWVKWTPFTVMAIGLFLAWNSYIRNTTLPARFVAQFRLLHQFLYNKWYFDELYHILFVKPAFWIGRFFWKKGDEGTIDRFGPDGAAALVAGGTRLAVRLQSGYVYGYAFVMLLGLVGLASWAMVNFL comes from the coding sequence GTGATCCAGGCGATCGTTTTCCTGCCGCTGCTCGCGGCGCTTGTTGCAGGGCTGGGCCAGCGGGCCATCGGCGCGACCGCGTCGAAAATCCTGACCACCGGCGCGCTGTTCACCAGCTGCGCGCTCAGCTGGCCGATCTTCCTGTCCTTCGTGATGGGGACCGGTGAGGCCGAAGTCGTTACCGTGCTGCACTGGGTTTCGTCGGGCGCGCTCCAGTTCAACTGGGAGCTGCGCGTCGATACGCTGACCGCGGTGATGCTCGTTGTCATCACGACGGTGTCGGCGCTCGTCCACCTCTATAGCTGGGGCTATATGGAGGAAGACCCGGACCAGCCGCGCTTCTTCGCTTACCTGTCGCTCTTCACCTTCGCGATGCTGATGCTGGTGACCGCGAACAATCTGGTCCAGATGTTCTTCGGCTGGGAAGGCGTCGGCCTTGCCTCCTATCTGCTCATCGGCTTCTGGTACAAGAAGCCGAGCGCCAATGCCGCCGCGATCAAGGCGTTCGTCGTCAACCGCGTCGGCGACCTTGGCTTCATGCTCGGTATTTTCGGCACCTTCCTGGTGTTCGGCACCGTTTCGATCCCCGAGATTCTGGCCGCCGCGCCGGGCATGGCGGGCAGCAGCATCACCTTCCTGGGGATGCGGCTCGACACGATGACGATCCTCTGCCTGCTCTTGTTCATCGGCGCGATGGGCAAGTCGGCGCAGCTCGGCCTGCACACCTGGCTTCCCGACGCGATGGAGGGTCCGACGCCGGTGTCGGCGCTGATCCACGCCGCGACGATGGTCACCGCGGGCGTCTTCATGGTTTGCCGGCTGTCGCCGATGTTCGAGACCGCGCCGATCGCGCTCGGCGTCGTCACCTTCGTCGGCGCCGCGACTTGTCTTTTCGCCGCGACTGTCGGCACGACGCAGTGGGACATCAAGCGCGTCATCGCCTATTCGACCTGCTCGCAGCTCGGTTACATGTTCTTCGCCGCGGGCGTCGGCGCCTATGGCGCGGCGATGTTCCACCTCTTCACGCACGCCTTTTTCAAGGCGCTCTTGTTCCTGGGCGCGGGCTCGGTGATCCATGCGATGCACCACGAACAGGACATGCGCTATTATGGCGGCCTGCGGAAACATATCCCGCTCACCTATTGGGCGATGATGGCGGGCACACTGGCGATCACCGGCGTCGGCATCGCGGGTGTCGCGGGCTTTGCGGGTTTCCATTCGAAGGACGGCATCCTCGAGGCGGCCTTTGCAGCGGGCGGCGGCGGGCAGGTCGCCTTCTGGGTCGGTATCTTTGCCGCGCTACTGACGAGCTTCTATTCGTGGCGCCTCGTCTTCCTGACCTTCCACGGCAAGCCGCGCTGGGAAGAGAGCGAGCATATCCAGCATGCGGTGCACGGCGAACATGAGGAGCCGTCCGCCGAGCATTCGAGCGGTGATCATGCGCCGCACCATCACGACGCGCACGGCGACGGCACCGCGGGTTACCACCCGCATGAAAGCCCGCTGTCGATGCTGATCCCGCTCGGCGTCCTGTCGCTCGGCGCGGTGTTTGCGGGTTTCGTCTTCGCGCACCCCTTCATCTATCCCGAGGAAGGCATGGCCTTCTGGGCGGGCAGCATCGCGTTCGACGAGCATCTGATGCACGCCGCGCACGAAGTGCCGACTTGGGTGAAGTGGACGCCGTTCACCGTGATGGCGATCGGCCTGTTCCTCGCGTGGAACAGCTATATTCGCAACACCACGCTGCCCGCGCGTTTCGTGGCGCAGTTCAGGCTGCTCCACCAGTTTCTCTACAACAAATGGTATTTCGACGAGCTCTACCACATCCTCTTTGTGAAGCCCGCCTTCTGGATCGGCCGCTTCTTCTGGAAGAAAGGTGACGAAGGCACCATCGACCGCTTCGGCCCCGATGGCGCGGCGGCGCTCGTCGCCGGGGGGACGCGGCTCGCGGTCCGGCTGCAATCGGGTTATGTTTATGGATATGCGTTTGTGATGCTGCTCGGTCTTGTCGGCCTCGCCAGCTGGGCCATGGTGAATTTCCTGTGA
- the nuoN gene encoding NADH-quinone oxidoreductase subunit NuoN, with protein MTADLALIWPELILTIGGLITLMLGTFMGDRQVGIYQLSALLTLAAAAAAVVALFGVEATVFSGTLSVDAFGGFAKLLIYAASFVCILVAPRFFSGGMRAEYPTLILFAALGMGIMASSRDLMTLYVGLELNSLAAYVLASFMRTDERSSEAGLKYFVLGALASGMLLYGISLLYGFTGTTDFAGIAAAMGDEPGIGLIFGIVFVLSGLGFKISAVPFHMWTPDVYEGAPTPVTTFFASAPKVAAMALMTRIVIDAMGPAVGAWQQIVIFLALASIILGAVGAIGQKNIKRLLAYSSINNVGFMLIGLAAGTQQGVEGVLTYLLVYLVTTLGAFLVVLQLRDEGGNQVESIPALAGLSQRRPGLAAALSVFLFSLAGIPPLFGFWPKYLVFEAAVNANLVPLAVAGIVASVIGAFYYIAIIKTMYFDDKSEVEVTGGGNAVEGTIVAASALWLSAVGYLFIPMLAVASAHAAAVLF; from the coding sequence ATGACCGCCGATCTCGCGCTCATCTGGCCCGAACTGATCCTGACGATCGGTGGGCTCATCACGCTGATGCTCGGCACCTTCATGGGTGACCGGCAGGTCGGCATCTACCAGCTCAGCGCGCTGCTGACGCTCGCCGCGGCCGCGGCGGCCGTCGTCGCGCTGTTCGGCGTCGAGGCGACGGTCTTTTCGGGCACGCTGTCGGTCGACGCCTTCGGCGGCTTCGCCAAACTGCTCATCTATGCCGCGAGCTTCGTGTGCATTCTCGTCGCGCCGCGCTTCTTCAGCGGCGGGATGCGCGCCGAATATCCGACGCTGATCCTGTTCGCGGCGCTCGGCATGGGGATCATGGCATCGTCGCGCGACCTGATGACGCTCTATGTCGGGCTCGAACTCAACAGCCTTGCCGCCTATGTGCTCGCGAGCTTCATGCGCACCGACGAGCGGTCGAGCGAAGCGGGGCTGAAGTATTTCGTGCTCGGCGCGCTGGCGTCGGGGATGCTGCTTTATGGCATCTCGCTGCTCTATGGCTTCACCGGCACGACCGATTTCGCGGGCATCGCCGCGGCGATGGGCGATGAGCCGGGTATCGGCCTGATCTTCGGCATCGTCTTCGTGCTTTCGGGGCTGGGTTTCAAGATCAGCGCGGTGCCGTTCCACATGTGGACGCCCGACGTCTATGAAGGCGCGCCGACTCCGGTGACGACCTTCTTTGCCAGTGCGCCCAAGGTGGCGGCGATGGCGCTGATGACGCGGATCGTCATCGACGCGATGGGGCCCGCGGTCGGCGCGTGGCAGCAGATCGTCATCTTCCTCGCGCTCGCCTCGATCATCCTCGGCGCGGTCGGCGCGATCGGGCAGAAGAATATCAAACGCCTGCTCGCCTATTCGTCGATCAACAATGTCGGTTTCATGCTGATCGGCCTTGCCGCCGGAACGCAGCAGGGGGTCGAGGGTGTGCTGACCTATCTGCTCGTCTATCTCGTCACCACGCTCGGCGCTTTCCTCGTCGTGCTGCAACTGCGCGATGAGGGCGGCAATCAGGTCGAAAGCATCCCCGCGCTCGCCGGCCTGTCGCAACGGCGTCCGGGACTGGCGGCGGCGCTGTCGGTCTTCCTGTTCAGCCTCGCCGGCATTCCGCCGCTGTTCGGTTTCTGGCCCAAATATCTGGTGTTCGAGGCTGCCGTGAACGCAAACCTCGTGCCGCTGGCGGTCGCGGGCATCGTCGCATCGGTGATCGGCGCCTTCTATTATATCGCGATCATCAAGACGATGTATTTCGACGATAAATCGGAGGTGGAGGTGACCGGCGGCGGCAATGCGGTCGAGGGCACGATCGTCGCGGCGAGCGCGCTGTGGCTGTCGGCGGTCGGTTATCTCTTCATTCCGATGCTCGCCGTGGCTTCGGCGCACGCCGCAGCGGTGCTGTTCTGA
- the nuoK gene encoding NADH-quinone oxidoreductase subunit NuoK yields the protein MISVGHYLAVSAVLFTLGVLGIFINRKNIIVILMAIELILLAVNINLVAFSAALGDLVGQVFSMFVLTVAAGEAAIGLAILVVYFRGRGTIAVDDANRMKG from the coding sequence GTGATTTCCGTCGGCCATTATCTTGCCGTTTCGGCGGTGCTGTTCACATTGGGCGTGCTTGGCATCTTCATCAACCGCAAGAATATCATCGTCATCCTGATGGCGATCGAGCTCATTCTGCTGGCGGTAAACATCAACCTCGTCGCGTTCAGCGCCGCGCTGGGCGATCTGGTCGGGCAGGTGTTTTCGATGTTCGTGCTGACCGTCGCCGCGGGTGAAGCGGCGATCGGTCTTGCAATCCTTGTTGTTTATTTCCGCGGCCGCGGCACCATTGCCGTCGACGATGCCAACCGGATGAAGGGGTAA
- the nuoI gene encoding NADH-quinone oxidoreductase subunit NuoI, translated as MSYVGHLVKSFTLWEFVKAHALTLKYFFKPKATINYPFEKNPLSPRFRGEHALRRYPNGEERCIACKLCEAVCPAQAITIEAEPREDGSRRTTRYDIDMTKCIYCGFCQEACPVDAIVEGPNFEFATETREELLYDKAKLLANGDKWERAIAANLAADAPYR; from the coding sequence ATGAGTTACGTAGGTCATCTCGTCAAAAGCTTCACGCTGTGGGAGTTTGTGAAGGCGCACGCGCTCACGCTCAAATATTTCTTCAAGCCGAAGGCGACGATCAACTATCCGTTCGAGAAGAACCCGCTGAGCCCGCGTTTCCGCGGCGAGCATGCGCTGCGCCGTTATCCGAACGGCGAGGAGCGTTGCATCGCGTGCAAGCTGTGCGAAGCGGTGTGCCCGGCGCAGGCGATCACGATCGAGGCCGAACCGCGCGAAGACGGCTCGCGCCGCACGACGCGCTACGACATCGACATGACCAAGTGCATCTATTGCGGCTTCTGTCAGGAAGCCTGCCCGGTCGATGCGATCGTCGAGGGGCCGAACTTTGAGTTCGCGACCGAAACGCGCGAGGAGCTGCTCTATGACAAGGCCAAGCTGCTCGCCAATGGCGACAAATGGGAACGCGCGATTGCGGCGAATCTTGCCGCCGACGCGCCCTATCGGTAA
- the nuoH gene encoding NADH-quinone oxidoreductase subunit NuoH, whose product MTEFFQSLGMSYEWAWGLATVAGILLIALPLMLAVAMIIYADRKIWAAIALRRGPNVVGPFGLLQSFADGLKVFLQETIIPSSANRGLFLIAPIITFTVALLAWAVIPFNSGAVLADINVGLLYILAISSLGVYGVILSGWSSNSKYPFFSALRASAQMISYEVSIGFILIGVVLFADSFNMNEIVKAQQGHGLGIVNAFGFNLLLFPLAVMFLISSLAETARAPFDLTEAESELVAGYQTEYSSMSFALFWLGEYANVLLMCTLNAVLFWGGWLPPIDWAPLYAVPGIIWLFAKILFFFFVFSWVKATVPRYRYDQLMRLGWKIFLPISLIWIFLISGYLMLTRYS is encoded by the coding sequence ATGACCGAATTTTTCCAATCGCTCGGCATGTCCTATGAATGGGCGTGGGGCCTCGCGACCGTCGCGGGCATCCTGCTCATCGCGTTGCCGCTGATGCTTGCGGTGGCGATGATCATCTATGCCGACCGCAAGATCTGGGCGGCGATCGCGCTGCGCCGTGGTCCGAACGTCGTCGGGCCTTTCGGGCTGCTGCAATCGTTCGCCGACGGCCTGAAAGTGTTCCTGCAGGAAACGATTATCCCGAGTTCGGCCAACCGCGGCCTGTTCCTGATCGCGCCGATCATCACCTTCACCGTTGCGCTGCTGGCGTGGGCGGTGATTCCGTTCAATTCGGGCGCGGTGCTCGCCGACATCAACGTGGGGCTGCTCTACATCCTCGCGATCTCGTCGCTCGGCGTTTATGGCGTGATCCTGTCGGGCTGGTCGTCGAACTCCAAATATCCCTTCTTTTCCGCGCTCCGCGCCTCGGCGCAGATGATCAGCTATGAAGTGTCGATCGGCTTCATCCTGATCGGCGTCGTGCTGTTCGCCGACAGCTTCAACATGAACGAGATCGTCAAGGCGCAGCAGGGGCACGGGCTGGGCATCGTCAACGCCTTTGGCTTCAACCTGTTGCTTTTCCCGCTCGCGGTGATGTTCCTCATCTCGTCGCTCGCCGAAACCGCACGCGCGCCGTTCGACCTGACCGAAGCGGAATCGGAACTCGTCGCGGGGTATCAAACCGAATATTCGTCGATGAGCTTCGCGCTCTTCTGGCTCGGCGAATATGCCAACGTCCTGCTGATGTGCACGCTCAACGCGGTGCTCTTCTGGGGGGGCTGGCTGCCCCCGATCGACTGGGCGCCGCTTTATGCCGTTCCCGGCATCATCTGGCTGTTCGCGAAGATCCTGTTCTTCTTCTTCGTCTTCAGCTGGGTCAAGGCGACCGTCCCGCGCTACCGCTACGACCAGCTGATGCGGCTGGGCTGGAAAATCTTCCTGCCGATTTCGCTGATCTGGATCTTCCTGATCTCCGGCTATCTGATGCTGACGAGGTATTCATGA
- a CDS encoding biotin--[acetyl-CoA-carboxylase] ligase — MAVGGRLSLHSDARRGFGARRSGAVLIPPIERIAQTGSTNADLLARLAGGEHVGEGHWLIADRQTAGRGRLGRGWNDGRGNFMGSTVVHLTVGDPSAATLALVAGVALARTVAALAPQVGAQLKWPNDLLIDGAKCAGILMERTGNSVVIGVGVNLVSAPDLPDRPTATLSGKGATIDRDHFANALGIAMIDALWTWRQEGVASIVRAWLPLAHPVGTPLRVSEQGIDGFFDGLAEDGALRLRRDGGEIMLIHAGDVELRRPVVEG; from the coding sequence GTGGCTGTCGGCGGTCGGTTATCTCTTCATTCCGATGCTCGCCGTGGCTTCGGCGCACGCCGCAGCGGTGCTGTTCTGATCCCGCCGATCGAGCGGATCGCGCAGACAGGTTCGACCAACGCCGACCTGCTGGCGCGGCTGGCAGGCGGCGAGCATGTCGGCGAGGGGCATTGGCTGATCGCCGACCGCCAGACCGCCGGGCGCGGCCGCCTGGGCCGCGGCTGGAACGACGGGCGGGGCAATTTCATGGGCTCGACGGTCGTGCACCTGACGGTCGGCGATCCGTCGGCGGCGACGCTCGCGCTCGTCGCCGGGGTGGCGCTCGCCAGGACCGTCGCCGCGCTGGCGCCCCAGGTCGGCGCCCAGCTCAAATGGCCGAACGACCTGTTGATCGATGGCGCGAAGTGCGCGGGCATCTTGATGGAGCGCACGGGCAATTCGGTGGTGATCGGCGTCGGCGTCAACCTCGTCAGCGCGCCCGACCTGCCCGACCGCCCGACCGCAACGCTGTCCGGTAAGGGCGCCACGATCGACCGCGATCATTTCGCGAACGCGCTTGGCATCGCGATGATCGACGCGCTGTGGACCTGGCGGCAGGAGGGAGTCGCGAGCATCGTGCGCGCCTGGCTTCCGCTCGCGCACCCCGTCGGCACACCGCTGCGCGTGTCCGAACAAGGCATCGACGGCTTTTTCGACGGGCTTGCCGAAGACGGCGCGCTGCGCTTGCGCCGCGACGGCGGGGAGATCATGCTGATTCATGCGGGGGACGTCGAGCTCCGCCGCCCGGTGGTTGAAGGATAA
- a CDS encoding NADH-quinone oxidoreductase subunit J yields MIQLIAFYLFATIVIASAAMVIFARNPVHSVMWLILAFFNAAGLMLLAGAEFIAMLLVIVYVGAVAVLFLFVVMMLDIDFAELRAGFVRYLPLGALVAIILAAELVFAVGAWSAGGVDLAARAAPVVSDKSNIQQIGELLYTKYIFLFEAAGIVLLVAMIGAIVLTHRTRGGVRAQNISQQVRRRPEDATRLVDPGTGQGVEL; encoded by the coding sequence ATGATCCAGCTTATCGCCTTCTACCTGTTCGCAACCATCGTCATCGCCTCCGCCGCGATGGTGATTTTCGCGCGCAACCCGGTCCACAGCGTGATGTGGCTGATCCTCGCCTTCTTCAACGCGGCGGGGCTGATGCTGCTCGCGGGCGCGGAGTTCATCGCGATGCTGCTCGTCATCGTCTATGTCGGCGCTGTCGCGGTGCTGTTCCTGTTCGTCGTGATGATGCTCGACATCGATTTCGCCGAGCTGCGCGCTGGTTTCGTGCGTTATCTGCCGCTCGGCGCGCTTGTCGCGATCATCCTGGCGGCCGAGCTGGTCTTCGCGGTCGGCGCGTGGAGCGCGGGCGGGGTCGACCTGGCCGCGCGCGCCGCGCCCGTCGTCAGCGACAAGAGCAATATCCAGCAGATCGGCGAGCTGCTCTACACGAAATATATCTTCCTGTTCGAAGCGGCGGGCATCGTCCTGCTCGTCGCGATGATCGGCGCGATCGTGCTGACGCATCGTACTCGTGGGGGCGTGCGCGCGCAGAATATTTCGCAGCAGGTGCGCCGCCGTCCGGAGGATGCGACGCGCCTCGTCGATCCGGGCACCGGGCAGGGGGTGGAGCTGTGA
- a CDS encoding NADH-quinone oxidoreductase subunit M has protein sequence MSGLPILSLMLAIPAIAAILCLYAGDRNARVIALAATLIDFALGVLLWANFDIGGAQWQFTERADLFGRFQWALGIDGMALMLIMLSVFLMPLCILASWDAIKSRVGLYMAMFLIMEVVMIGVFMAQDLLLFYIFFEAGLIPMYFIIGIWGGANRIYAAFKFFLYTLLGSVLMLIAMIAMIAEAGTTDIPTLLNYDFPPEMQTWLWLAFFASLAVKMPMWPVHTWLPDAHVQAPTAGSMILAGVLLKLGAYGFLRFMMPMFPDASAQLMWLVFGLSMVAVVYTSLVALVQNDMKKLIAYSSVAHMAIVTAGLFAFNQQGIEGALIIMLSHGVVSAALFFCVGVIYDRLHTREIDRYGGLAVNMPAYALFFMLFTMASIGLPGTSGFVGEFLSLLGIYEASSVVAFVCTTGIILGAAYMLYLYRRVVFGELTKDDVKAMPDLNPREWAIMAPLAAVALWMGVYPESFLAPMRGDVTTVVARLAPAKPAGDAQLAAGKPKPAAPHGEAAHGSAHAGGVQ, from the coding sequence GTGAGCGGGCTTCCCATCCTGTCGCTGATGCTGGCGATCCCCGCGATCGCCGCCATCCTCTGCCTCTATGCGGGCGACCGCAACGCGCGCGTCATTGCGCTCGCCGCGACCTTGATCGACTTTGCGCTGGGCGTCCTGCTCTGGGCCAATTTCGACATCGGCGGCGCGCAGTGGCAGTTCACCGAGCGTGCCGACCTGTTCGGGCGCTTCCAGTGGGCGCTCGGCATCGACGGCATGGCGCTGATGCTCATCATGCTCAGCGTATTCCTGATGCCGCTGTGCATCCTCGCGAGCTGGGATGCGATCAAGAGCCGCGTCGGCCTCTACATGGCGATGTTCCTGATCATGGAAGTCGTGATGATCGGCGTCTTCATGGCGCAGGATCTGCTGCTCTTCTACATCTTCTTCGAGGCCGGCCTGATCCCGATGTATTTCATCATCGGCATCTGGGGCGGCGCCAACCGGATCTACGCCGCGTTCAAATTCTTCCTCTACACGCTGCTCGGTTCGGTGCTGATGCTGATCGCGATGATCGCGATGATCGCCGAGGCGGGGACGACCGATATCCCGACGCTGCTCAATTACGACTTCCCGCCGGAAATGCAGACCTGGCTGTGGCTCGCTTTCTTCGCGAGCCTCGCGGTCAAGATGCCGATGTGGCCCGTCCACACCTGGCTTCCCGACGCGCATGTGCAGGCGCCGACCGCGGGCTCGATGATCCTGGCGGGCGTGCTCCTGAAGCTCGGCGCCTATGGCTTCCTGCGCTTCATGATGCCGATGTTCCCCGACGCTTCGGCGCAGCTGATGTGGCTGGTGTTCGGTCTGTCGATGGTCGCGGTGGTCTATACCAGCCTTGTCGCGCTGGTGCAGAACGACATGAAGAAGCTGATCGCCTATTCGTCGGTCGCCCACATGGCCATCGTCACGGCGGGCCTCTTTGCCTTCAACCAGCAGGGAATCGAGGGCGCGCTGATCATCATGCTCAGCCATGGTGTCGTTTCGGCCGCGCTCTTCTTCTGCGTCGGGGTGATCTATGACCGGCTGCACACGCGCGAAATCGACCGCTACGGCGGCCTCGCCGTGAACATGCCGGCCTATGCGCTCTTCTTCATGCTGTTCACCATGGCGTCGATCGGCCTGCCGGGGACGAGCGGTTTCGTCGGCGAGTTCCTGAGCCTGCTCGGCATTTACGAGGCGTCGAGCGTCGTCGCCTTTGTCTGCACCACCGGCATCATACTCGGCGCCGCGTACATGCTCTATCTCTATCGCCGCGTCGTGTTCGGCGAATTGACCAAGGACGATGTGAAGGCGATGCCCGACCTCAATCCGCGCGAATGGGCGATCATGGCGCCGCTCGCCGCCGTGGCGCTGTGGATGGGCGTCTATCCCGAAAGCTTCCTCGCGCCGATGCGCGGCGACGTGACCACCGTGGTCGCGCGCCTCGCCCCCGCGAAACCCGCGGGCGACGCGCAGCTTGCCGCGGGCAAGCCGAAGCCCGCCGCTCCACATGGTGAAGCCGCGCATGGCTCCGCCCACGCGGGAGGCGTCCAATGA
- a CDS encoding type III pantothenate kinase, translating into MLLAIDVGNTNAKFALFRGSELLARWRIATDDRRTADEYMVWLDQLMRIEGHDRGDVDAVIISTVVPRALHNLQLLAHKYFGVDALIAGREPVSWGIALKVDEPQSVGADRAVNAISAQAVEPGKDKLVISFGTATTLDHIGPDGAYLGGIIAPGVNLSLEALVAAAAKLPRIAIEAPASASVIGRTTESQMLIGVYWGYVSMMEGLIARMKAEIGKPLTVVATGGLATLFQEQAHLFDRIEPDLTLNGLMHLYYQRKPTT; encoded by the coding sequence ATGCTGCTCGCGATCGACGTCGGCAACACCAACGCCAAGTTTGCGCTGTTTCGCGGGAGCGAACTGCTTGCGCGCTGGCGGATCGCGACCGACGACCGGCGCACCGCCGACGAATATATGGTGTGGCTCGACCAGCTGATGCGGATCGAGGGGCATGACCGCGGCGACGTCGATGCCGTCATCATCTCGACTGTTGTGCCGCGCGCGCTCCACAATCTGCAACTGCTGGCTCACAAATATTTCGGCGTCGACGCGCTGATCGCGGGCCGCGAGCCGGTGAGCTGGGGTATCGCGCTGAAAGTCGATGAACCGCAATCGGTTGGCGCCGACCGCGCGGTCAACGCGATCTCGGCGCAGGCGGTCGAGCCCGGCAAGGACAAGCTCGTCATCAGCTTCGGCACCGCGACGACGCTCGACCATATCGGCCCCGACGGCGCCTATCTGGGCGGGATCATCGCGCCGGGGGTCAACCTGTCATTGGAAGCGCTGGTCGCCGCCGCCGCCAAGCTTCCGCGCATCGCCATCGAGGCGCCCGCGAGCGCCAGCGTGATCGGGCGGACGACCGAAAGCCAGATGCTGATCGGCGTCTATTGGGGCTATGTCTCGATGATGGAGGGGCTGATCGCGCGCATGAAGGCGGAGATCGGCAAGCCGCTCACCGTCGTCGCCACGGGCGGCCTCGCGACGCTTTTCCAGGAACAGGCGCATCTGTTCGATCGCATCGAACCCGATCTGACGCTGAACGGGCTGATGCACCTTTATTATCAACGAAAGCCAACGACATGA
- a CDS encoding ribonuclease J: protein MTTPGKELLFLALGGSGEIGMNANLYGCDGKWIMLDLGVTFGSQDYPGIDIVMPDLEFIEDRRKDLLGIILTHGHEDHIGAIPYLAADLGVPLYANRFTAGLIAHKLAEEGLEKEVEIKVVDIDDSFRIGPFGIRMVPLAHSILEMSAVVIDTPYGRVFHTGDWKLDEEPILGVPATAAALSAIGDEGVDFLVCDSTNAFNAEESGSEGALRAGLEQAVGAAKGRVVVTTFASNAARLHTLGEVARATGRSLCVAGRSLDRILGVARSVGYLKDFPPTVDFDEAMRLPRDKLMVIATGGQGEPRAALARMAADGHQIKLEAGDTVVFSSKQIPGNEVAIGRIMNQLAAKDVLTVTEKQAHIHVSGHPGKPELAALYGWLRPKLVVPVHGEIRHMHEQARFALEKGVPGALVQENGDLCRLAPGPAQIVERVRSGRLILDGDVILPADGETMSERRKLSLNGHITVAAIYSGKSFVDSAISYRGVPVEDERAAFIDEMREAAEQAATGPARDEEKLREAIRLGVRRIATDWTGKKPVVDVMLVEI, encoded by the coding sequence ATGACGACTCCGGGCAAGGAGCTGCTTTTTCTCGCTTTGGGGGGATCGGGCGAGATCGGCATGAACGCCAATCTTTACGGCTGCGACGGCAAATGGATCATGCTCGATCTGGGCGTGACCTTTGGCAGCCAGGATTATCCGGGCATCGACATCGTCATGCCCGACCTGGAGTTTATCGAGGACCGCAGGAAAGACCTGCTCGGCATCATCCTGACGCACGGGCATGAGGATCATATCGGGGCGATCCCCTATCTCGCCGCCGACCTTGGCGTGCCGCTCTATGCCAACCGCTTCACGGCGGGGCTGATCGCGCACAAGCTCGCCGAAGAGGGGCTGGAGAAGGAGGTCGAGATCAAGGTCGTCGACATCGATGACAGTTTCCGCATCGGCCCGTTCGGCATCCGCATGGTCCCGCTTGCGCATTCGATCCTCGAAATGAGCGCGGTGGTGATCGACACGCCCTATGGCCGCGTCTTTCACACCGGCGACTGGAAACTCGACGAAGAACCGATCCTGGGCGTGCCCGCGACCGCCGCGGCGCTCAGCGCGATCGGCGACGAGGGCGTCGATTTCCTCGTGTGCGATTCGACCAATGCCTTCAACGCCGAAGAATCGGGCAGCGAAGGCGCGCTGCGCGCGGGATTGGAGCAGGCGGTCGGCGCGGCGAAGGGCAGGGTGGTCGTCACCACCTTTGCCTCCAACGCCGCGCGGCTGCACACGCTGGGCGAGGTCGCGCGGGCGACCGGGCGCAGCCTCTGCGTCGCGGGGCGCTCGCTCGACCGCATCCTCGGCGTCGCGCGCTCGGTCGGCTATCTCAAGGACTTTCCGCCAACGGTCGATTTCGACGAGGCGATGCGCCTGCCGCGCGACAAGCTGATGGTGATTGCGACGGGGGGGCAGGGCGAACCGCGCGCCGCGCTCGCGCGCATGGCGGCCGACGGCCACCAGATCAAGCTGGAGGCGGGCGATACCGTCGTCTTTTCATCGAAGCAGATCCCGGGCAACGAAGTCGCGATCGGGCGGATCATGAACCAGCTCGCGGCAAAGGATGTGCTGACCGTCACCGAAAAGCAGGCGCATATCCATGTCAGCGGCCATCCCGGCAAGCCCGAGCTGGCCGCACTCTATGGCTGGCTGCGCCCGAAGCTGGTGGTGCCGGTGCATGGCGAAATCCGCCACATGCACGAACAGGCACGCTTCGCGCTCGAAAAGGGCGTGCCGGGCGCGCTGGTGCAGGAAAATGGCGACCTCTGCCGTCTCGCGCCGGGGCCGGCGCAGATCGTCGAGCGCGTGCGGTCGGGCCGACTGATCCTCGACGGCGACGTCATCCTGCCCGCCGATGGCGAAACGATGAGCGAGCGGCGCAAGCTGTCGCTCAACGGCCATATCACCGTCGCGGCGATCTATTCGGGCAAAAGCTTCGTCGACAGCGCGATCAGCTATCGCGGTGTCCCGGTCGAGGACGAGCGCGCGGCCTTTATCGACGAAATGCGCGAAGCCGCCGAGCAGGCCGCGACCGGCCCCGCGCGCGACGAGGAGAAACTGCGCGAAGCGATCCGGCTCGGCGTCCGGCGGATCGCGACCGACTGGACGGGCAAGAAACCCGTCGTCGATGTGATGCTCGTCGAAATCTGA